GTTGTTGATGTTCCTGTGGTAAATGAATTTGCAAAGGATAGTATCAATTATTCGTTCAATGTTAAATATCCATTGAATACCAAGGTACGTTATATGGTTGTTTATGGTGCAACGAGTGAAGCTAAAATTGATATCAATGATCCTTCTCAAATTATTGATAAATTAACAGTTCACGAAATAGATGGTGCTATTTACTTTGTGCTTTCAGAAAAAACAATGAAAAAATATAAAGCGTGTGCAATCACTTTTATTGATTATTATGCAAACGAAAGTGCTCCGACTAGTATCGATTTAAAAAAAGGATTTAAAGTAAACGTAGCTGAAATAACAGATGAAAACAGAAAATAATAAACCTTGGTTTTGGATACCATTATTGAATTTCGCATCAGGATTTCCTTATATAGTAATTATCTCAGTCTCTGTATTGATGTATAAAAACTTAGGAATCACCAACGAAGACATTGGTCTCTATACGAGTTTATTATATCTGCCTTGGGTTATTAAACCTTTGTGGAGCCCTTTTATCGATTTGCACGGTACGAAGCGAAAATGGTTTTTGGCGATGCAATTGGTCATTTCAATTGCCTTTTTAATTGTTGGACTTACAATTCCGCTACATAATTTCTTCATATTAACCTTAGCTATATTTTGGGTTGCGGCTTTCGCTTCCGCATCGAATGATATTGCCAGTGATGGATTCTATTTGTTGGTTTTACCAAAAGAGCAACAGTCCTTTTTCTTAGGAATCAGAAGTACATTTTACAGAATTTCAATGCTTGCCGGAAATGGATTAATCGTGCTTTTGGCAGGGTATCTAGAGCATAAATATGGTGATAATCGCAAAGCGTGGTCCTATACCATGATTTTTGTTGGTTTGCTAATGGCTGTTATAACGACTTATAATTATTTTTCTACACCTAAAACAGAAAGTACCGCAACAGGAACTCCCAAAGAAATTGCAGATCAAAGTTTTGGTTCTGTTTTTGCAAGCTTCTTCAGAAAAAAGCAAATCGTTTTAATACTTGCTTTTATCTTGTTGTTTCGTTTGGGTGAATCACAACTGATGAAAATGCTAACCCCATTTTTGGTAGATCCGATAAAATATGAATTAGTCGAATCAAGTTCGGATGAAGGTCAAGCGAAAGCATTGGCTGTTTATAATTCAAAAGTTGCTAACGGAGAGAAATTATCTGATTTAGAGTTGCAATTACTTTATTCAAAATTGCCTATAGCGGCTCAAATGGCAAATACTAAAAAAACTTTGCTAGAGGTTGAAAATAAAGATCCAAAAGAATATAAAAACCTGAACAAAGCCAGAATTAACTTTGTTGATCAGCTAGTTTTAAACAAAGGAGCTCAAAAAGAGGTTCTAAAAGGTGGAATGGGATTGGATACCGAAGATATCGGTTTGATTTACGGAACCTTTGGATTAATTGCTCTAATGCTCGGAGGAGTTTTAGGTGGAATCGCTATTTCAAGACATGGTCTTACTAAATGGATGCTTCCGATGATTTTAACCATGCACCTACCAATTATTGGCTTTGTCTTGTTGTCTTACTTTCATCCTTCATCTGTATATTATATTTATGCTGTGGTAATTCTTGAACAGTTTGGTTACGGTTTTGGTTTTGCTGCCTTTATGATGTATTTAATTTATGTTGCCGAAGGAGAATCAAAAACGTCACATTATGCCATTGCTACAGGATTTATGGCTATGGGAATGATGTTGCCAGGAATGGTAAGTGGATATATTCAGGAATATTTAGGATACGCAAATTTCTTTGTTTGGGTATTCTTAGCTACAATTCCTGGAGTAATACTTTCTAGATTTTTAATTTTCCCACAAGATTTCGGTAAGAAGATAGAATAAGATTTAATTAGAATATAACGCCCATGGAAATCAATGAAAACATACAGGTTGAACGTAACCTGAAAGCAATTGAATTTGAAAAAGAAGGTGAGATTGAGAAAGCAATTGCGTTATACGAAGAAAATAGTAATGAAGGTTTTAAAGGAAATCACTCTTATGACCGTCTGGCTACCATTTATAAAAATCAGAATGATATTGACAACGAAATTCGAATATTAGAAAAAGCGATTCTGATTTACGAAGTAATTACACTTGAAGAC
The nucleotide sequence above comes from Flavobacterium branchiarum. Encoded proteins:
- a CDS encoding MFS transporter, translated to MKTENNKPWFWIPLLNFASGFPYIVIISVSVLMYKNLGITNEDIGLYTSLLYLPWVIKPLWSPFIDLHGTKRKWFLAMQLVISIAFLIVGLTIPLHNFFILTLAIFWVAAFASASNDIASDGFYLLVLPKEQQSFFLGIRSTFYRISMLAGNGLIVLLAGYLEHKYGDNRKAWSYTMIFVGLLMAVITTYNYFSTPKTESTATGTPKEIADQSFGSVFASFFRKKQIVLILAFILLFRLGESQLMKMLTPFLVDPIKYELVESSSDEGQAKALAVYNSKVANGEKLSDLELQLLYSKLPIAAQMANTKKTLLEVENKDPKEYKNLNKARINFVDQLVLNKGAQKEVLKGGMGLDTEDIGLIYGTFGLIALMLGGVLGGIAISRHGLTKWMLPMILTMHLPIIGFVLLSYFHPSSVYYIYAVVILEQFGYGFGFAAFMMYLIYVAEGESKTSHYAIATGFMAMGMMLPGMVSGYIQEYLGYANFFVWVFLATIPGVILSRFLIFPQDFGKKIE